One window of the Chryseobacterium camelliae genome contains the following:
- a CDS encoding bleomycin resistance protein yields MIESIIPKLPMRHKAMTEKFYTDLGFEASKDGFPHYLMMKNGTVEIHFFEFKDLIPEQNYGQVYVRCSGLEELYHLYIERGITIHPAGNLSSKPWGQKEFSILDPDHNLITFGEATGL; encoded by the coding sequence ATGATCGAAAGTATAATTCCCAAACTGCCGATGCGCCATAAGGCAATGACCGAAAAGTTCTATACTGACTTAGGATTTGAAGCCTCAAAGGACGGCTTCCCGCATTACCTGATGATGAAAAACGGAACTGTAGAAATTCATTTCTTTGAGTTTAAGGATCTTATTCCGGAACAGAATTACGGTCAGGTTTATGTCCGATGTTCCGGTTTGGAAGAACTCTATCACCTTTATATAGAACGTGGAATTACCATTCATCCGGCAGGAAATCTAAGCAGTAAGCCATGGGGACAGAAAGAATTTTCCATCCTTGACCCTGACCATAATTTAATAACATTCGGTGAGGCAACCGGTCTCTAA
- a CDS encoding 2-hydroxyacid dehydrogenase, with amino-acid sequence MKVFITKKIPETGMKMLEEAGMDIILPESQDLTRHEWLEYCRDADAVLNVGSRFRYDRAFFERCPDIQAIALYSVGFDHVDVWEASRRNIPVGNTPDVLSRATSDVAFLLMQSVARRASYNFEKVRAGNWTDFDPMHALGQELYGKTLGIFGLGRIGFEMALKAQRAFDMKIVYHNRHRNEKSEKLLDAQYVSFDELLEVSDVLSVHASFSPDHRGIFNRSVFERMKPGAIFINTARGGFHQQEDLYEALVSGQIWGAGLDVTDPEPMLPDDPLLQHSRVCVLPHIGSATREARNGMARIAALNIIAYSHGEIMPYCVNPEIYSRR; translated from the coding sequence ATGAAAGTTTTTATTACCAAGAAAATTCCTGAAACAGGGATGAAGATGCTGGAAGAGGCGGGGATGGACATCATTCTTCCGGAAAGTCAGGACCTTACCCGCCATGAGTGGCTGGAGTATTGCCGCGATGCAGATGCTGTTTTGAATGTAGGAAGCAGGTTCCGGTATGACAGGGCTTTTTTTGAACGTTGCCCGGATATTCAGGCTATTGCCCTGTATTCAGTGGGCTTTGACCATGTGGATGTCTGGGAAGCGAGCCGCAGAAATATTCCTGTTGGGAATACCCCTGATGTGCTGAGCAGGGCTACTTCGGATGTTGCCTTTTTACTCATGCAGTCCGTGGCCAGGAGAGCAAGCTATAATTTTGAAAAAGTAAGGGCCGGCAACTGGACAGATTTTGATCCGATGCATGCTTTAGGGCAGGAATTGTACGGTAAAACTCTGGGTATTTTCGGGCTGGGCAGGATCGGCTTTGAGATGGCACTTAAAGCACAGCGGGCTTTTGATATGAAGATCGTTTATCATAACCGGCACCGCAACGAAAAATCAGAAAAGCTGCTTGATGCCCAATATGTTTCTTTTGATGAGCTGCTTGAAGTTTCGGACGTACTCAGTGTCCATGCCAGTTTTAGTCCGGATCACAGAGGGATTTTCAACCGCTCCGTGTTTGAGCGGATGAAGCCCGGAGCAATATTCATCAATACGGCGCGCGGAGGATTCCATCAGCAGGAAGACCTGTATGAAGCCCTGGTCTCAGGACAGATCTGGGGGGCTGGCCTTGATGTTACCGATCCTGAGCCTATGTTGCCGGATGATCCTTTGCTGCAGCACTCAAGGGTATGTGTGCTTCCGCATATCGGTTCAGCAACCCGCGAAGCGCGGAATGGGATGGCACGTATTGCCGCCCTCAACATAATTGCGTATTCGCACGGGGAAATAATGCCGTATTGCGTGAATCCGGAAATTTATTCCCGAAGATAG
- a CDS encoding Gfo/Idh/MocA family protein, with translation MLKAGLVGAGHLGKIHLRLLNQSDQYELVGFHDKDAENGRKLEAEFGYRYFEHFDDLLDQIDMLDIVTPTIYHYDYALQALRKGLHFFIEKPVTQTLEEAEEILRMCHENGIKAQVGHVERYNPAFMATKEYIKDPMFIEIHRLAEFNPRGTDVSVVLDLMIHDLDILLSLVKSKVKSIHASGVCVVSKTPDIANARIEFENGCVANLTTSRISMKAMRKSRFFQKDAYISVDFLEKKAEVIRMKEAPEQPTPFDMIIENSDGEKNQILFEYPNIQANNAILDELNSFADAIVNNKNVEVSLEDGTEALKVALEIMKLISPSSK, from the coding sequence ATGTTAAAAGCAGGTTTGGTAGGTGCCGGACACCTGGGCAAAATACATTTACGGCTTCTGAACCAGTCGGATCAATATGAACTGGTTGGGTTTCATGACAAAGATGCCGAAAACGGCAGGAAGCTGGAAGCTGAATTCGGATACCGGTATTTTGAGCATTTTGATGATCTTCTGGACCAGATCGATATGCTGGACATCGTAACCCCTACCATTTATCATTATGACTACGCTTTACAGGCCCTCCGTAAGGGACTTCATTTCTTCATCGAAAAACCGGTAACTCAGACCCTGGAAGAGGCGGAAGAAATCCTCAGGATGTGCCATGAAAACGGCATTAAGGCACAGGTAGGCCATGTAGAGCGGTACAACCCTGCATTCATGGCGACAAAAGAGTACATTAAGGATCCGATGTTTATAGAAATCCACCGCCTGGCAGAATTCAACCCGCGCGGAACGGATGTCTCTGTAGTACTCGACCTGATGATCCACGACCTGGATATCCTGCTGAGCCTGGTAAAATCAAAGGTAAAGAGCATCCATGCCAGTGGTGTATGCGTAGTAAGCAAAACCCCGGATATTGCCAATGCGAGGATTGAATTTGAAAACGGATGCGTAGCCAATCTTACCACATCCAGAATATCCATGAAAGCCATGAGGAAAAGCCGCTTCTTCCAGAAAGATGCATACATTTCCGTGGATTTTCTGGAGAAGAAAGCAGAAGTAATCCGGATGAAAGAGGCTCCGGAACAGCCTACTCCATTTGATATGATCATAGAAAACTCAGACGGCGAGAAAAACCAGATTCTATTTGAATACCCGAACATCCAGGCCAATAATGCGATTCTGGACGAACTGAATTCTTTCGCTGATGCCATCGTCAATAACAAAAATGTGGAAGTTTCGCTGGAAGACGGTACCGAAGCCCTGAAAGTCGCGCTGGAAATCATGAAACTCATTTCTCCATCCTCAAAATAG
- a CDS encoding protein-L-isoaspartate(D-aspartate) O-methyltransferase, with protein sequence MHDSFVHKGKRKILVDYLRYRIGISDENVLSAMNDVPRHLFIESIFEDYAYEDRAFPILAHQTISHPSTVAEQTELLQVKSGEKILEIGTGCGYQTAVLLAMKAQVYTVERQKDLFDFSKKKLRELGMYPKFQSFGDGFAGLPTFAPFDKIIVTCGASVLPTELLKQLKVGGTMVIPLGPTDEQVLYRFTKVSQTEFEKEEFGAYKFVPMLGNTNQ encoded by the coding sequence ATGCATGATTCGTTTGTCCATAAAGGAAAAAGAAAGATTTTGGTTGACTATCTCCGGTATAGGATCGGGATTTCCGATGAAAACGTGCTTTCAGCCATGAATGACGTTCCGCGGCACCTGTTCATTGAAAGTATCTTTGAAGATTATGCTTATGAAGACCGTGCATTCCCCATTCTTGCCCATCAGACCATTTCCCATCCCTCAACCGTAGCGGAGCAGACGGAGCTCCTTCAGGTAAAGTCCGGTGAAAAGATCCTGGAAATAGGGACAGGATGCGGATATCAGACCGCTGTTCTTCTCGCTATGAAAGCACAGGTGTATACCGTGGAAAGGCAGAAAGACCTGTTCGATTTTTCCAAGAAAAAACTCAGGGAATTAGGCATGTACCCGAAATTCCAGAGCTTTGGGGACGGTTTTGCTGGGCTTCCGACTTTTGCTCCGTTTGATAAGATTATTGTTACCTGCGGCGCATCCGTGCTTCCTACCGAATTGCTGAAACAGCTTAAGGTGGGCGGAACGATGGTTATTCCGCTGGGGCCAACCGATGAACAGGTTCTGTACCGTTTTACCAAAGTATCTCAGACGGAGTTTGAAAAAGAGGAGTTTGGGGCGTACAAATTTGTTCCGATGCTCGGCAATACCAATCAGTAG
- a CDS encoding DUF6624 domain-containing protein encodes MKNEFSDQLIRMAASDQSVRERLLEENALRGGYHPEMESVHRENTDRLKAIIAEIGFPTISKVGEEAAEAAWLIVQHSIGDPDFMKDSYREMLESRKDINPANLAFLFDRIQYFQGKPQQYGTQLNADGSIYPVMDKDRLNTLRQENNLPALPQDRIADILPADQIEQLENQNPDYILWRKNAGWK; translated from the coding sequence ATGAAAAATGAATTCTCTGATCAACTGATCCGAATGGCAGCCTCTGATCAATCAGTCCGGGAAAGGCTCCTGGAAGAGAATGCGCTACGAGGGGGTTACCATCCGGAAATGGAAAGCGTCCACCGCGAAAATACTGACAGACTAAAAGCAATCATTGCTGAAATCGGATTTCCTACCATTTCAAAAGTTGGGGAAGAGGCCGCTGAGGCCGCATGGCTGATCGTTCAGCACTCCATCGGAGATCCGGATTTTATGAAAGATTCATACCGGGAAATGCTGGAAAGCCGAAAGGATATTAATCCTGCCAATCTGGCTTTTCTGTTTGACAGGATTCAGTATTTTCAGGGGAAACCTCAGCAATACGGTACCCAGCTCAACGCAGATGGCAGCATCTATCCGGTTATGGATAAAGATCGGCTTAATACTTTGAGGCAGGAAAATAACCTTCCGGCTTTACCGCAGGATAGGATCGCTGATATCCTTCCGGCAGATCAGATAGAACAGCTGGAAAATCAAAACCCCGATTATATCCTTTGGAGGAAGAATGCTGGATGGAAATAA
- a CDS encoding Crp/Fnr family transcriptional regulator, translated as MLEQFGSFSEAETQLFHTMLVNKSVHKNETLVRPGEISRSIFFVRKGSFFQSYFSEDCEQTMITDLYMENEWLFNADSLINQIPSTSAIICFSDAEVAELTLENLHQLIAYSPNFLLLNKIFNALSAKIGLYDENMNPARKYTYILSSRPQLLQAFPLSMIASYLKIRPETLSRVRANIGI; from the coding sequence ATGCTGGAACAATTCGGGTCTTTTTCAGAAGCTGAGACACAGCTTTTCCATACGATGCTGGTCAACAAATCTGTGCACAAAAATGAAACGCTGGTCAGGCCTGGTGAAATTTCAAGGTCCATATTTTTTGTTAGAAAAGGTTCCTTCTTCCAGTCTTACTTCAGTGAAGATTGTGAACAGACCATGATTACGGATCTGTACATGGAAAACGAATGGCTTTTTAATGCGGACAGCCTGATCAACCAGATCCCGTCAACATCAGCCATCATCTGTTTTTCTGATGCTGAGGTAGCTGAACTCACGCTGGAAAATTTGCATCAGCTGATTGCTTATTCCCCTAATTTCCTGCTGTTGAATAAAATATTTAATGCATTAAGTGCTAAAATAGGTCTTTACGATGAAAATATGAATCCTGCCCGGAAATATACTTATATACTTTCTTCAAGGCCTCAACTGTTGCAGGCATTCCCGCTGTCGATGATCGCTTCCTACCTTAAAATAAGACCGGAAACGCTGAGCAGGGTAAGGGCAAACATCGGTATTTGA